The DNA segment tgatgttttgaagtatactTGCATTGTGGAATgtttaaatctagctaattagtAAATGCATTACCTCACAGTTATTATTTTTGCGGTGAGAGGAATGTTTTGAAAGGTTATGAGAAAGCTCACACGATGGAAGAGAAGGCTGGGTAACCAGACTCATAAACAGAAAACCGGCAGCTTTAGAGTTTTGAGAGCAGAAACTGCCCAAAGTTGTCTTCTAATTagtgctatttaaaaaatgaactataggctgggcatggtggctcatgcctgaatcctagcactttgggaggccaaggcaggcagattaactgagtttaggagttcaagaccagtctgtgctgggtgtggtggctcacgcctgtaatcccagcactttgggaggccgaggtgggcaggagtttgagaccagcctggccaacatggtgaaaccccgtctgtactaaaaatacaaaaattagccgggtgtggtggcgcctgcctgtaatcccagctacatgggaggctgaggtaggagaattgcttgaatcccagaggcagaggttgcagtgaaccaagattgcgccattgcactccagcctggcaacaagagcgaaactccatctcaggaaaaaaaaaaaaaaaaaaaaaaaagaccagcctggccaacatggtgaaaccgtgtctctactgaaaaaaaaaaaaaaaaaaaaaaaaaaaaaaaggcggggcgcggtggctcacgcctgtaatccctagcactttgggaagccgaagcgggcagatcacgaggtcaggagatggagaccatcctggcttacatggtgaaaccctgtctctactaaaaatacaaaaaaattagccgggcgtggtggcggacacctgtagtcccagctactcaggaggctgaggcaggagaatggcgagaacccgggaggcggagcttgcagtgagcagagatcacagcactgcactccagcctgggtgacagagcaagactctgtctcaaaaaaaaaaaaaaaaaaaaaaaaaaaattagctcggtgtggtggctgtagttctgtagtcccagctactccggaggctgaggcaggcaaatcacttgaacctggcaggcggaggttgcagtgagccgagatgccactgtactgcagcctgggtgacagagggagactatctcaaaaaacaaacaaaaaacccaaaaaaacctaTAAGCATTACAGCTTGCTTGCATCATTCTCCTCAAGATTGAAAATCTCAGGAGAAAGAGTCTGGTTGGCCAAGCCTAAATCAAATGTCCACCCTCTGGGGTGACAAAATAACCCGTTAAGGACCAGGATTTCTTTCTCCTCAAGCCTATGTAcaatggagagagaaaaactcAAGGAAAACTGTGTGCAATTAGAAAGGGGAAACTGATGTGGTATTAATAAGATGTCCATTATAATTCACCCTTTAGCTGTTCAGcattcaagaatttttttctcatgtacTTTCAGAAATACTAGTATAATGCAGTTATTCTTCATAAGTTTCTCACCCCCTCTTCTGAGGGAGACAACCCAGTCTCATTATTTGCTGCATCACAATCAAGTCCAGGATATGTGGGTGATGTACATTTCTGCTTTAGCTTCAGCTTAACTGTGTTAGATCAAGTCCTAGAAGCAGAGCCTAAGCCAGGGATTTTTGTGCAATTGATTCACTTCGAGAGTGCTCTCAGTTGAAGCAGAATGAGGAAAGGAGCACAGGGCAGGGAAAATTGGTCAAACCATGATGCAGTCTCAGCAGTGTCAGCCTGATCCCGAGTTCCAGAGTCTGAACTATACACAGAATTGGTACCAATTTGAGACACAAAGTATGAATAAATGATCTGAAGGCCCATTCCAAGTGAGATCACCTCCACCTAGAATTTATGGTTTGATTGCATTAGTCTTAACTCTCCTGTTTCTTGGTAATTCCAGGGTAAATTCCTAGATATGCCTTGTGAGTTTTCTCATAAATTCCCATTCCCACTGATAGCAGAAAAAACTggtcttcctttttttatttgagacggagtttttctcttgttgcccaggctagagtgcagtggcacgatctcggctcactgcaacctccgcctcccagattcaagcaattctcctgcctcagcctcctgagcagctgggattataggtgtgcgccaaaGCTAATATAACTGGCACTCAATTCAGTGGTCTCTCCTTGACTATCTCGCCTTGGCTTTCACTGGTACTGCAAATCTTTTGCTATTCTGCCATCTGTATCCAGCCACTAGCTGGGCTCTTTATCTTACAGCTGCTACTATGCAGTAAccctatctttcaccataatGACCCCATCACAAGTCCCATTGGTTCTCAAGTGATGTCCCTCTTACGACATCTGGGAATCAAAGGAAAATTCTGTGGGGTGTttgtgtctgtaatctcagatCATCTCTGTGCCAAACATTGTGTATCTCTCGGTCTTCTGTGCTTTCTATCCCATGTGGTCATAGGAACACTTTGCAGGGTTTCAAATTAGAAGTGAGGCTAGTGCCTTGTTTTTGTGCTTTTGGCGTCCTTTTCAACCCATCTGGAGTTTCTGCTCTCTCATTAATCATCTCCCACTGCTCTTGCCCCGGTCTGAAATATAGGAAGGTCTCTGGGGATGGCCTGAGCCaggagccgagatagcaccactgcactccagcctgggcgacacagccagaccatctttttaaaaacaaaaattcttctcctttttttggtTCTCTTTAACATAAAAACTTACtggattgagacagggtctgtcacccaggctgtagtgcagtagtgccatcaaggttcactgcagcctccacttcccgggctcaggcgatcctcccacctcaagcctcctaactgggactacaggtacgcgccaccatgcttggctaattttttgtagagatggggtttcaccatattgcccaggctgtctcaaactcttgggctcaagccatctgtccaccttggcccccaaaatgctggggttacacgtgtgagccactgcaccgaggCTAATTAAATTTACTTCGAATCACAGCAATCTGAAGCAATTCATTACCTAATTCACGTGGAACGGTAGTAATTGAGTACTAAAAAACCTTAAAACTAATGAAAgggttttttaaaaggaaattttgcTGTTTGGTTTGATTTTCTTTGCTATTAGATCAGATTTAGTATTTTACATTATATGTCTCAGTACAATAAAACAAAGGCAAACAAAATTTGAATAGTAGGGAAAGGTTTTAAATTCTTGAGATAACTAGTACAACTTGGTTTCTGTCTGTTGGCATTTTGGTAATTAACTTACAAAAAGTTAGGCTAAATTTTTGAAACTAAGTCAGCATTATACACCAGTAACTTCTTACAAAATTGTCTCAATATTCCATTTAATTAAAGAGCTTATGTTCACTTCTCCCACCCTTTGTGAAAATTCTCCCAACCTGTCCCAATTCTCACCCaaattttaaataccatttaCCAATCAATAGCAGTGGCAATGCAAAAGgcccctctccctcccaaagCTGTATATCAAAGATATCAATACCAGATATTCTTCAATCCATTAAGTCTTCAGTAGAATGATGTGTTTAAGGTCTGAAATTATTGTAAAATGCAAAAGTGAAAACATTTGCAGCTAATGGTCCATGTGTTACATAACTCATTTACAGGTAACAGATAAAAGCTTTGGAAGCCAGTGTTCTCTCCAGGGATGCTTTCCTTCAGTAGGATTAACAATTTGACTAAAGTGTCCTTGTCATTTTTCTTTAGGGGTAAGGGCTCATTTCACCCTGAGCAACCCCAACTCAACCACACTGGGGAAACCATACCACAGGTAGCATTCACTAgttttaagtaatattttgaCATTTACTTCATGTTCTTCATTAATCAAAAGATCACTCTACGTCCCTCCCCAAACTAAATGTCACTCAACTCTACTTCCCTTAAAAGACATTATTCTGTTCATACTATTAATACTTACATGAATTCTAGAACTGCCCAACTGTTACTTTTATTATACACAAGCCTCTGACCTAAATTCAATAATTACATTCATGACTCCTTTCCTATATAGTTGTTCATCTGttttgaggcaggaagattgcttgtgcccagaagatggaggttgcagtgagccaagattatgccactgcactccagcctgggaaaaacagcaagacactgtctcaaaaaacaaaacaaaacaaaacaaaaacagttttcaaGCTTTCTGGACAGCTGGAGGTTAATAAGTAGTACTTCAGAAATATGAGCCGGGAACCATACTCTGCAGTTATTTTACATTATCTCCGATATTCTCAAACATCAAACTAAAGCTATTTTAGAGAAAGGAACCAAGTAACTCACTCAAAATTTCTCATAGGTAATGAGGAAAGCTCTGGCtgactataagaaaaaaaaaattggatgacTAGGCTCTCATTTTGCTAAATTACCACGTTAATTATGAGCCCAACTACCACCCCTGCCAGCTTTCACTTATAAATGCTAGAAAAACacttcacacaaaaaaatacataagattACTATATTTCCTTTTAAGAGGAACGTTTCAACAAATTTTACAGGTGTCAATCAACCCTTGTTCAAATCGGGCACACATCAAATCTAGCATCAtgggtgttttatttatttggaagtgAATTTTAACTATCAATACAAATGCCAAGATACTACACAAAACATCCACAggaacttttttcatcttttttttttttgaattgtacACAAACATTTCCTACATAATCCAACATACAACAGAGAAATGgtacatctttttctttcaatttgcATACAATGGAaaaacaagtatatatatattttacaaagtttaaCTAATAAGACACTAGAGCAAATTGACAGTTTAAGTCTATAGGTGAGaaattatctaataaaaataatcaattttttcaGCATTAGTCACTTCCATAACCAAGTGTTATTCTGATTAATAAAACTTGCTGCCAATCAGAATTCTGGTATATACTCATACCATTACTCAACTTGTAGTACTGCTCCCCACCTTAGTTCTTCACAACTAACATAGAAAATTGTTGAAAAGTAGGGGCAAGcatttgcaaaaacaaacaaaaaatccccagCTTATTATAAGCATGAATATGTATGATGGAATTTCTTCCCAGCAATAGACTTCCAAACCATCAAGAAATCACCAGAACTAAGTTTGCCAAGTTATTTTGCCTATGTCCAACAAGAGATGCACTTATATGTCCAACAGAGGAGCTGAAAATTAAACTTAGTGTTTAGTTTGGGGGTGGGTTGGGAAATTCAGCCACCATTTTAAAatgactgtcttaaaaaaaaaatgaccaccaAAAATAGgttcactaaatttattttaaaaatcataaaacgtTTCTTACAAAAGAGCATTACATTCTGCACACTGCTCTGAACAGATGCCAGGGACATGTGGACTATTGTTACTTTTCCTCCCTGTCCCACCCCCCAAATGTTACAGTGACCACAAAGCAAGGTGTTCACAATAATTACATGGGGGGAATTTTTTAAACCACCAACAATAACGAAAAATAAAATCCACTCACTCTGCTGCTGTTTCAAAATTTCAATGTTAGTTTTTGCACGCCCTTCCCCCCCCCAACCCTGTTTGTAAGGAACTAAAACATTACATCTGGTGAACAGCAAAGATTTCACTACACCTCAAATGCAGAACACCTATGAAGCAGAGGAATGTTGGCTTTTTAAACAGaagcagataaaaaaaaaaagatgcaggacTCCTTCAGTTCTTCACTAGTCTTAGAAAAACTTTCCAGAATACTGCTTCacactataaaaaagaaaaaatatcttgcaTTAGAATCCTTCAACATCTGCATACTGCTTCAcactataaaagaaaagaaaaaaaagtgcgaATTAGAATTTTTGCTCGTAACATCTTAATCAACATCAAGACAATTTCAATgctaaattaaaatgataaacacGTCCATTACAATTAGAAGAGTTCAAAAACCATTAGCAATTACAAATTAAAGCAATGTTAAGTGTCAAGAAAAATGATGAGTAGTAAATCGGACATTAGTAGAACAGAATTAAGAAAACGGAATTGAAAGTTGTTAATATTTggtagaaaagacaaagaatgctAGTAAGGTGTGAAATGCTGCATTTTACAGCACCAATCATTTGTCCTGTAGAGGCATGGCCTGTGCCATATGGCAGACTGTGATTTGTTGTCGATTTAGTtatctaaaaacaacaaaatcactAGTCTTCCACACAGAACTAGGCCAACATCCAATgaatcttctatattttctacagGCTCTGTACAATTTTTAACAAGTGGTTTTGGCAGCAGTTTTCACCAGAGAAATGAGAAGTTTGCTTGGTTAAGGCTTCTTCCAGCAAGATTAGTAttgaatgtcttcatttttagtaagaaagcagaagaaaaattaaggCAAACTATTAGAATGTTTAGAAGTTAGGTCCCCAAAAGGTTGAGACACCATggcttctaaaagaaaaaaatcaattgagaAGAAAAGCTTTTTAAAGGTTTTAGTATGTATAAGCTAACACAAAGCTAAACTTAAACTGACCTGTTCTGCAGCAAATACTGTGCATTCTGTATCTGGTCCTGTGTTCCTGTAATGGTAATGATCCGATCTTCGGATCCTTCTAAAGGCTCATCAATTTTGATCGAAGCTCCCGACTCATGACGGATTTGTTTAATCCGCTGACCACCTTTGCCAATAATAGATCCAGCCaactgaaaagattttttaaaagtatgtgtttACGATATACTTTTAACATTTACTACCTGTATTTTCAAGGAGCAtgaagttattaattttattcattcagaaTCTTAACTGATGATCTAACGCTCCCTAAACCTGTCAAGGTTTGAGTTATAATGTATTTATGTCACACTTACTAATGTTTCCCTTAGTTAGTTAAGGGCTCAAAACCTACTTAACTACTTTTATTAATAGCACTGATCACTTGACAAGACTCAAACAGCTGAAAACCCAGCTCACTAAAGCCCATTAACATAACctcaatcctaaatgtgtatttttgttaaaaccttctgaattaaaaaatatacagaaaggaGGAATAATCATAAAAGTGATAAAATGTTCCTGGTAGTATTAAAGATACTTACATCTTTGGGAATAGTTACTTGTGTAGTAATAATAGGTCCACCAAGATCACCATATGAGCCACGACCCCCTGCATAGGAATAATCTGATTTAAATAATGAGCAGtaagttcatttaaaaagtatgaaaTTAATGTTTGACTTCACAAAGGAGAGAACTTACCATATCCGGAGCCAccctaaaaacagaaagaaaaaaatagaaaattactttGCCGTTGTAATTACTACcggtactttaaaaaaattcatttaataaaatggagtcttgctatgttgcccaggctggtctcaaactctcgggctcaagtgatcctcctgcctcagactctttTGTAGTTGGGATTATGAgtgagcaccactgcacccagcttcacTATTCAAGTATTTTAATCTCATAAAATCCCTCTTCAGGAAACCAAAGTCCTCCTGTATCCTATTTTCAGTAAGTATCCTCAGGGGAATAAAAAACTTACTGGAGAGCAGGTAAGCATCTTAAATTATCACTGATATACACACGAACAACTATGATACTCAACCTGTGGTTCATAAGCCATCTGCCATTCTGATGGGCTCCATGTATCTATTGCAGAGTCCCAAGTTTCATCAGCACTGAAACCAACCTGTTAGAGATAAAAACATTAACATGAACCCGcattgtattttgttatagagcTGTTTTTAATATGCCTAATTTGCATGttacattaaaacaaaagagGGTACATATATAGGCAGCAATTTTGTAATCGAGGGGAACAAAGCTCAATAAAGTCGTAATCCTCCAGCAGCAAATAACAGAATTATTTAACTAGTAATCCAAACAAAATTTACTTgtaagaaaaactttttaatcACTATAACCTTCAACAAAACGTGAACTACATTGTGACAACCCTCACATACCCAACACACTGGTAATAAACCAAAGTTCTTACCATGCCGTCGTAACGGTCTCCAGGTCTCCCTCTTCTGTCATAGGCCATGAGGTCTCTGCAAGCATAGTACTTGTTGTAATCTAAACGTGCTTACATGCCACACATATCAAATCAAAGTCTACCTTGTCTACCACTAAGTGCAGCCTCTTGCAGGTTAATAATTCATAGATGggggaagaaaaaacaacaacaacaaaaaaaacaacttacCCCCCtctaggtggtggtggtggaggaagaggaagattcCGAGCTCTGCTACCACCCCGGCCGCCTCGTccgggaggagggggaggtggtCCTCGACGAGGGCTCATATCATCATAATCTCTTCTAGATGGAGGCATGGGACGCCCACCCCGACCAGGAGGCATTCTGTCAAAACCACCTCTTCCCCGCATGGGAAATCCCACTGGGCGTCCGCGACGGTCATCAAACATCATTGTAAAACCACCATAATCATAGGTTTCATCGTAAAAATTGGGATCATAAGGCTGTGCACGTCCTTTGATGGGAGACTAAAAACAGAGATGGAACAAACTTACAGACTGAAGAAAAAGAGTCCTGCTTCATACCAATCCTTCTAACATCATCATCAAACAAAATGTAAGTCATTCCCCCATCAGGAGGTACTAGAGACAGAAACAGGAATTATGTCAACGCTAAAAGTAGCAAAGTAAAGATTCCAAAGAAATCCAATACTTTTGGCAAATGCTAAACAAAAGTGAGTTCTATTGCCTATACAGGGAGAAGTAATAGCTTGCTCTTACACTTAGATCGTAagaaaccacaaagccctcccattttacacatgacaAACTACAATGCACATTTCACAACAAGGGCTGAAGAGATCAGTCTTGGCAAGCCTGTAATCCATACTGAGGCACCTGAGATAGGAAGCCCTGCAGCATAGTTACAAAGACACAAGCAACACTATAGGAAATTCATTCAAAGGCTCAAAGGCTATAGAAATACCACCAACAAATTACCACTCTCCACTttttcaaaaccatttttaaattaaagtgatGGCTGAAGCCAGGTGATAGAAAATTGCTAGGGAAAGGGCAAATAAAGACTATTAGACTAAATGCTCTGAAGCTACTTTTGCAGAAGGTTATCACTTTGTTTCATAAAATCAAATGTAAACAAAAAGTGTTCTGAAGTACCTCAGATATAAGATCAAGGATGATCTTTATGCACTCTACAACCCTATCGGGTTTTCCTCCAATAAGAACAACTCTGTCAGTGGAATGAGGACAGCATTCCTGGAAAAGCTTGATGGTGGTTTGAGTGTTCTGTAGTAAgatcataaaaaaaaataataataattagaagaaaattagCTTTCCTAGGTTCAGTGAAAATTGCATTTGAATTCAACAATTAACCCCCCACAATATAAAAACTTCATTAATTATCACAGGGCTTTGCAATGGTataaaaattttgacaaaataacATGTCTAGCAGTGCCAGACATTTTTTGTCATTTGCGATAAGCAATCTTTGGAGGGAACTGAGAGGGGAAGCGAGAGAAGCTCACAGAAACAAGTCTATATGAAAATTTACTTTCCAGCAAAGAATacggcagaatttttttttttttacctctcgAAGTTCTTTGATTTTAGCACCTTTGACCCCAATAATTCCTCCTGCTAGACTCTGATGAATCAACAGCCTCAACTCGCAGTCAAAGTCACTTCCTTTATAGTGTTGGTACTGTGGAGGgagaattataaaattttagtcTCAAATCAACAATTCCCCAATACACACTTATCTGCTATAAGCATAACAATAATATACTGTTGCAGTGAGCAACCtgaatttatatttcaataaCTTTACCAGTTATGTGCTTATTATCCTCAATAGCCAGGCCCAAAAAGGACATTCTGCACCAccttaaaaaactattttattttcaggtCCTGCAACACCATACCCACACTGCAGCCATTTAGCATGTCGCTGTTACCacaaaattattattaacattCAAATAACACCATAATAAAAATGACTGCAAAGCACTTTGCAAATGTAGTTAATTCCCACTGCAGCATGGAGCAGGGTCAACAGTGAGTTGTAAGACCATTCATGTATCATGTTTTTAAGCCTTTTTCTATAGAGATGGGAAAAGCAcactatgttaaaaatataatcgATCCTATGGGCCAGGCTCCATACTTCAGTGGGGTTCAATGGCACTATGACATACATTTAAGCATTCCACAGCATCAGATTCGAGCGGGAGCTGGCTGGTTGCAGTGGGTGATGGCAACTGCAGGCcctgaaagtagaaaaataagagtAATAGGTTAAGTGTCTAGCGTGATCAGGCTATTGTCGCATATATTGGTAAAGCTACtacaacatattttaaatctatattattaaataatgagaaactgctttattcAACATTAAGACgattcaaaacataaaatatttttctctatatacaCCTAGTGAATTATGTAGAGTCTTAAAATCCTAACTAAATCTAACTAATTCTCCTTTTCAACATGTTCCCacaaatattctaattttaaaaatctttctgatAACTAAAGCCCATAAAATACATACTAAACCCATGAAAGCACATGACCACAGGTTAAGTTCACATTTACTCCAGGAGTggccagcctgtttttttttttaaaaaaaaaaaaacaaattacgcATGTACAAAATTATGTAGCAGGTTAAGATACTGCTACAAACTGTCATATCCATTGTCTCTCCACCTCCCCCATCATACCCCAATACAACATACTTTAAACATTCCCCCCTCATAttgtcaaatacatttaaaaaaaaatgagcctaCCTCTTCCAAGGTAGGGATGATTTTCTTCAGAATTTCTCCAATTGTTTCAATATCAGCACTGATACTCAATATGCTGTCAAACACCACAAATACCAGATAGTACAAAAaaggtggaaaagaaaaatgagttttgTGTTTGTCACCAAATCATACAAACTTTCACAGAGATGTAACACATGATTATTTAATATTCCCCATTTAAAGTAGCCTATTTATAGATTTCTCACATGCATTTTGTTTTATACCCAATACAGACATGATAACAATATTAGGAGACttgcagagagacagagagaatgggCTTTTGGAAGGGCTCAGATTAAGTGGGCAATAAACTGACCAGAACTGAAGCAGAGTTGAATATTTATGTTCCCCGCCACCACTGAGTTAAGGATACCCTTGCTGTTACATTGGTAAAACTGGCACACCTTCTCTTAGGCAAAGTGGGGGAATATGCAAGTGGTGAACATTGTATCTGGAGTAAGGTTATGAATACCAGTTAGAAATTAGATCACTAATGGGCTctgcaagaaaacaaatacaaatgcaAGACAAAACAAAGACAACACAAATGAGAAGTGAAGGAAAGTGAACCAGAGTTAGCATTTCATCAGAAAAAATTATGAACAGGCAATGTTGGGAAGCAAGGTGGGCCACAAAGACAGAGCGAGAGACTATTTTGGTAACAATTTGATTTACAATGCGGCAAATATGCAACACTTGAAGCTGTGCTCCTTCCATCGAAATAAAATTAGTGGATCGTTTGGGTGGGCAACTCACGGTAAAAGTTCAGTGACAAAAAGACTTAATGGGGAAAATAAGACAGAAACTTGAAAAACAATACACCGTCTAAAGGGGAtactatttaattatataaaaggcaggtaataaaatacatttctctctttctaaTCAGGCAGTGAGGCATAAACTGTTGGGACATACCGCTCGGGGCCACTGCTGTCTGGGACTGAAACACTGGCATTGTACTGCATTGGTCATTGGCGTTCGTGGATGTTGGCATTGGGCATGGGCATTCAATCAGAAGTTGTCAAGTATGGTACCCGTTTGGCAACGAGCACATTTTTGGGCATAGCCAACCAGGGTTTTCACATGGGCGTTCAGGGGCGGATGGGCCAACGTCATGGTGGGCAACGCAGGGGTAAGTCGATCCAGTACATGGGCAACGGAGATATATGGCCAAAAAAACAAGGAgagggaaaagggggaaaagcaataaattttaatttaatacaaACTATACTCATACTCTCAATGAAACAAGCTTAAGTTGTTCTGAAGACTAACACAATAATGGACTTCTCTAAATCTGACTGTGGCTTAACATTAAGGACCTCAAATGATGGTTctagccttttttattttttaagaaaaacaaacgaTGTTTCAGTAGCAGGCTGGCTCATGAGGGTAGACACAAAACCTGACTCAAAGTTTACTGAAATTCTTGAGGAAATGGGGAAATTAATAACCCAGATAATTATACAGAACATCTGGATTAAGAGGAGAGAGGtttataaaagacaaaacaaaaattcccaCACCACCAAAAACCCTAACTAATAAGACTGGTTTGGTTTTCTGGAGGTTTTGAAATGCATTCCTAGATCCTAACAGGCaagtttgtaaaattttaaacaaattttcaagttCAGTTTACAGTAATCAAGAGGAACATACAAAGATCTGCGAccaagagagaaatgaaatactgTCAAATAAGTACTCGACACAAAGTTATTTGCCTCATTTTTAGcaagaaaaacattaagaaatgtgtacactatgagaaaaaaaatttagaaattttggTGTAGCCAAGTCCTATAAATGTGCTCACTTCTGGCACTGCCAACATTTAATGTGTCTAATCACAAGAGTCAACCCACTGTAAAATGAAGACTCAAACAAATCATAGGCATTGACGAACAGTTTCCCAATTATAAGATTAAGTGCCTACTCTATTC comes from the Homo sapiens chromosome 9, GRCh38.p14 Primary Assembly genome and includes:
- the HNRNPK gene encoding heterogeneous nuclear ribonucleoprotein K isoform b (isoform b is encoded by transcript variant 3); translation: METEQPEETFPNTETNGEFGKRPAEDMEEEQAFKRSRNTDEMVELRILLQSKNAGAVIGKGGKNIKALRTDYNASVSVPDSSGPERILSISADIETIGEILKKIIPTLEEGLQLPSPTATSQLPLESDAVECLNYQHYKGSDFDCELRLLIHQSLAGGIIGVKGAKIKELRENTQTTIKLFQECCPHSTDRVVLIGGKPDRVVECIKIILDLISESPIKGRAQPYDPNFYDETYDYGGFTMMFDDRRGRPVGFPMRGRGGFDRMPPGRGGRPMPPSRRDYDDMSPRRGPPPPPPGRGGRGGSRARNLPLPPPPPPRGGDLMAYDRRGRPGDRYDGMVGFSADETWDSAIDTWSPSEWQMAYEPQGGSGYDYSYAGGRGSYGDLGGPIITTQVTIPKDLAGSIIGKGGQRIKQIRHESGASIKIDEPLEGSEDRIITITGTQDQIQNAQYLLQNSVKQYSGKFF
- the HNRNPK gene encoding heterogeneous nuclear ribonucleoprotein K isoform c (isoform c is encoded by transcript variant 5); its protein translation is METEQPEETFPNTETNGEFGKRPAEDMEEEQAFKRSRNTDEMVELRILLQSKNAGAVIGKGGKNIKALRTDYNASVSVPDSSGPERILSISADIETIGEILKKIIPTLEEYQHYKGSDFDCELRLLIHQSLAGGIIGVKGAKIKELRENTQTTIKLFQECCPHSTDRVVLIGGKPDRVVECIKIILDLISESPIKGRAQPYDPNFYDETYDYGGFTMMFDDRRGRPVGFPMRGRGGFDRMPPGRGGRPMPPSRRDYDDMSPRRGPPPPPPGRGGRGGSRARNLPLPPPPPPRGGDLMAYDRRGRPGDRYDGMVGFSADETWDSAIDTWSPSEWQMAYEPQGGSGYDYSYAGGRGSYGDLGGPIITTQVTIPKDLAGSIIGKGGQRIKQIRHESGASIKIDEPLEGSEDRIITITGTQDQIQNAQYLLQNSVKQYSGKFF
- the HNRNPK gene encoding heterogeneous nuclear ribonucleoprotein K isoform d (isoform d is encoded by transcript variant 6), with the protein product METEQPEETFPNTETNGEFGKRPAEDMEEEQAFKRSRNTDEMVELRILLQSKNAGAVIGKGGKNIKALRTDYNASVSVPDSSGPERILSISADIETIGEILKKIIPTLEEYQHYKGSDFDCELRLLIHQSLAGGIIGVKGAKIKELRENTQTTIKLFQECCPHSTDRVVLIGGKPDRVVECIKIILDLISESPIKGRAQPYDPNFYDETYDYGGFTMMFDDRRGRPVGFPMRGRGGFDRMPPGRGGRPMPPSRRDYDDMSPRRGPPPPPPGRGGRGGSRARNLPLPPPPPPRGGDLMAYDRRGRPGDRYDGMVGFSADETWDSAIDTWSPSEWQMAYEPQGGSGYDYSYAGGRGSYGDLGGPIITTQVTIPKDLAGSIIGKGGQRIKQIRHESGASIKIDEPLEGSEDRIITITGTQDQIQNAQYLLQNSVKQYADVEGF
- the HNRNPK gene encoding heterogeneous nuclear ribonucleoprotein K isoform a (isoform a is encoded by transcript variant 2) encodes the protein METEQPEETFPNTETNGEFGKRPAEDMEEEQAFKRSRNTDEMVELRILLQSKNAGAVIGKGGKNIKALRTDYNASVSVPDSSGPERILSISADIETIGEILKKIIPTLEEGLQLPSPTATSQLPLESDAVECLNYQHYKGSDFDCELRLLIHQSLAGGIIGVKGAKIKELRENTQTTIKLFQECCPHSTDRVVLIGGKPDRVVECIKIILDLISESPIKGRAQPYDPNFYDETYDYGGFTMMFDDRRGRPVGFPMRGRGGFDRMPPGRGGRPMPPSRRDYDDMSPRRGPPPPPPGRGGRGGSRARNLPLPPPPPPRGGDLMAYDRRGRPGDRYDGMVGFSADETWDSAIDTWSPSEWQMAYEPQGGSGYDYSYAGGRGSYGDLGGPIITTQVTIPKDLAGSIIGKGGQRIKQIRHESGASIKIDEPLEGSEDRIITITGTQDQIQNAQYLLQNSVKQYADVEGF